tctctatacttctccatcaacattctcaaagcaattaatgcatctgtggtgctcttcctcttcaTAAAacccatactgctgctcacagatggtcacctcttctctcagcctggcttccactactcttttctataacttcatggtgtgactgaactttatttccctgtagttactgcaggtctgcacatctcccttattcttaaagatcggtaccagcacactcctccattcctcatgaatctccacacttctactggtatgtcatctggtccaaccaactttccactcttcatcctcttaatcgctgccttcacttcctccttactaatcctatccacttccttcttcaccatctccacaccatccaaccttctctcactctcattttcctcttttatcagctgcttaaaatactccctccaccttctcaacacactctcctcactagtcaacacatttccctctccatcctttattgctctaacttgcagcacatccttcccagctcggtccctctgaatggccaatcgctacaaatccttttctcttcccttagtgtccaacctctcatacagctcctcatatgccttttccttggctttcaccacatccctctttacctgctgcttcatctccttgtactcctgcctacttttcacatcactctgtctatcccacttctgtttctccaacctctttctccttatgcttatctgcacttcctcattccaccaccacgtctctttgtcttcctttctatttccagatgtcacaccaagtatctttctagctgcctccctcatcactcctgcagtagttgtccaatcatccagcacctcttcaccaccaccaagcctctgtctaacctcttccctgaacctcacactacactcttcctccttcagtttcttttttcagttctcactctcctcctcttcatctccaaaaccatcctacagaccaccatctaatgctgtctagctacattgtcccctgccaacaccttacagtctccaatcttcttcaggttgcatctcctacatagcccacctgtgtgcaccttcctccactcttataccctatgttcctccttcttcttaaaataagtgttcaccacttccatttccatccttttagcaaaatctaccaccatctgcccttccacattcctctccttaaaaccatacctacccatcacctcctcatcacccctgttcccttcacctacatgcccattaaagtctgccccaatcaccaatctttcattcctaggtacaccatctaccacttcaacTAATTCACTCcataattttttcttctcctccatctcacaaacCACTTGTGTTAGGGAACCACTGCAGTACATAATATGATGAAAGGTTTTCAGAGAAAACTTCACACGGGAGAAGGTCAACTTTGGATTCCAGTGATTTTCGGACCCTCACTTctcactgcatttaaaacagtcatgatcaTGCACTAGAGATCATTTCATAGGCTCGGTAAAAAACACCTCCGGAAATTTTTTCAcatgaacacagtttgccatgtcatccacaaatgagGGTAAATcatggacaccacgtcctccggactaaagaggagagggactgtctggcttgttatcagcactcagttcataGAATTCCTTTCTGCTGAAATTCTAGCATTGCAGACACACAAGCTGGGCACAAAGtatgtactaaaaaaaaaaaaaaacgaatgcaAGGTCACCATTAGCCACCAGAACTGCCTGCCATTGATTTTATACACATCGAAGCAAAAAGGCTCAGGCGGTATTGATTGTCTTATGCTTCACTCAAAATCAGTCACAACTGTTAAACTGGGTTGAGGTGTACAGAGGGTGCAAtacatttcaaagaaaaaaggaaagaaagctTCATGCttttcacatgtactttacagcaccaTCAAATTCTTTCTTCGTATGTCCCAGTGTTGTGAAAAAGCTAGGGTCAGAGCactgggtcagccatgatacagtgcccctggagcacagagggagAAGGGCCTTGCTGAGGGGCCCAAGAGTGCCAGCTTAGCcatactggggcttgaatccatgatcttccaatcagtaacactGAACCTTAACCTTTGAGCTACCACAAAACTGGGCTGCACTTTGAGAACGTCTCCACTGCTTCTATTTAGATTGTATTAGTTTATCAGAGAGACACTGCAAATAAAATCGTGATAAAAGTGTCCTCTGTGATAAAACTCTCACCAATTTCCAGAGGAGACACGAGTTCCCAGTGATTTGTATCTTCTACAAAGCTGGAGGTTTGCATCGCATGGTCATGTTCCAATGTGCATTTTTCCCTGGAATGAATAAAGTGATCCAGCTGTCCATCTCCCTGTCTACCATCCACACGTcattacacaataaaaacacagaggaggccattttttgtcttttcattaaGTATCTAATATCTCAGGGTCACTAAAAATACGGTGCAAGCAGCAGTAAACATCTTATTTTCCTCAGCGTGAGGAGAAACATGCATACGTGATCATGGATCTGGACCCAGGGCAGAAATAAAATTCAAGCAGTACCTGAACCCCAGAAGCtcatttacatgtatttatccacaaaagtattggggcacctgacaTTTCCATCAATATGTAGATCTTCCCAAGCTGTTTCCACAATGGCTGGAGATACACAAGTGTATATGAGGACGTTGTTAGACTTATGCAgtggtatgaaattctcttcacttgaactaggaagaCGAacgacaatacccctgtgcacaaaggcagctccatgaagatatgcattaCATAAAAGATCttggaagtggaagatcttcccagaagagtggagcttattctGACAGCTAATGTGGAATAAATGCGGAATGAGAAGTTCAAAAGCACGCattaatcttatggtcaggtgtccacaatcttttgtcgATAAAGTGTATCTAAGCGGTACATATCACAATTACACATTATGCAGGTCTCATATCACATTATAACACTTCAATAGACCAGGCCAAATGTTTGagtacaaacaaacacacacacacacacacacacacacacacacacacacacacgcagggtGAAAGTAACACCATCATTTAATCAACTACACATTATTCATGCCTGATGTTGCATTATAACGCTTCAACAGACCAAGCACATGATTTAATAACCCCTATTCCaacacccacacatacagtGTGATAGCAACACCAtcaattatacattatacatgtcTTATTATACATTATGACACCCATAACCATAATTAatttgatacacacacacacacacacacacacacacacacacacacacacacacacacacacacacacacacacacacacacacacactcccacccacccacccaacCCCAAACCGGCAGAGTGATAGTAACACGATCAAGTCCACATTGTACATGTCTCAAGTCGCATTATAACGCTTTAACAGCCTAAACACTTGACTTAACCCCTATTCAACCCCAAATGTTTGTACCCACATACACAGTGATAGTAGCAACATGGATGAATTACTTACAAATTCTGCCTGTCTTATGTCGCATTATAACCCTCCAACAGTTCAAGCATTTGCTTTGATAACACCTATTCaaacacccacccacctacacaccacacacaccaaaccTACACATAGTGATCGCAACACCAAATCCACATTATGCATGTCTTATGTCGCATTATAACCAACAGCCCAAGTACTTGGTTTGATAACCCTTATCAACCTCAACTGTTTGTATACTCACACACgtccacacaaacatacacacagacagtaatttATCAATACATTCCAGATTATGCATGTCTTACGTCACATTATAACCTTGCAACAAGCACTTGACTTGATAGCCCCTATTCATATACACACCCACCTTCACACCTCAAAGCTACAAAGTGTGATAGTAGCACCATCAATTACACATTATACATGCCTTATGTCACATTACAACCCTTCTCCAGTTCAAGCACTTGCTTTGTCAACCCCAATTAATACACCCACCCAAGAACACACCCTACACAAAGAGGGATAGGACCACTATCAATTCCACATTATGCATGTGTTATGTCGCATTATAATGCTCAGACAGTCCATGCACTTGACTTGATATTCCATAGTAATAAaaccatccacacacacacccacacccctTATCTATGTAGTCACACCATTAATTTCACCTTATGCCTGTCTTATGTCGCATTATAACCATCCAATAGTCCAAACACTTGCTTTGATAACTCTTATTCAAACACCCACCCACCAAACCTACACATAGTGATCGCAACACCAAATCCACATTATGCATGTCTTATGTCGCATTATAACCAACAGCCCAAGTACTTGGTTTGATAACCCTTATCAACCTCAACTGTTTGTATACTCACACACgtccacacaaacatacacacagacagtaatttATCAATACATTCCAGATTATGCATATCTTATGTCACTTTATAACCTTGCAACAAGCACTTGACTTGATAGCCcctatttatatacacatccaCGTTCACACCTCAAAGCTACAAAGTGTGATAGTAGCACCATCAATTACACATTATACATGTCTTATGTCGCAGTACAACCCTTCTCCAGCTCAAGCACATGCTTTGTCAACCTCAATTCATACACCCACCCAAGAACACACCCTACACAAAGAGAGATAGGACCACTATCAATTCCACATTATGCATGTGTTATGTCGCATTATAATGATCAGACAGTCCATGCACTTGACTTGATATCCCATAGTAATAAaaccatccacacacacacccacacccctTATCTATATAGTCACACCATTAATTTCACCTTATGCCTGTCTTATGTCGCATTATAACCATCCAATAGTCCAAACACTTGCTTTGATAACTCTTATTCaaacacccacccacctacacacaccaaACCTACACATAGTGATCACAACACCAAATCCACATTATGCATGTCTTATGTCGCATTATAACCAACAGCCCAAGTACTTGGTTTGATAACCCTTATCAACCTCAACTGTTTGTATACTCACACACgtccacacaaacatacacacagacagtaatttATCAATACATTCCAGATTATGCATGTCTTACGTCACTTTATAACCTTGCAACAAGCACTTGACTTGATAGCCCCTATTCATATACACACCCACCTTCACACCTCAAAGCTACAAAGAGTGATAGTACAGTACAACCCTTCTCCAGCTCAAGCACATGCTTTGATAAACCCTTTTCATACACCCTAAAGCTACAATTATAATAACACCATTCCTTACATATTATACATGTCTTATGTCGCATTATAAACCGTCACAGGACTAAGCACTTGGCATCATTTATACAACACACCCACATACCCCTAGGTAAAAAGGACCCCCAGCGTGGCCCTTAATCctgacagatacagacacagggGCTGATCCTCATCTCCCCAACTTCATCCCAAAGTCCATCACAATGGCGCTCCAAATCAGAGCTAACAACGAGCTCCATGTTAGCCGTGTAGCTCCCCAGCATCACCACAAGCCaatctaaatgtttatttgccaCCCAGGGGCAGATATACGAGCTCGCGCATCTGCCCCCGGGGGCGCGTGCATGCGCGGCTCTAGCTTcattacataaacacatatagtGGATTGGATTAGCCTAGCCTAGCTTAGCATAGCTACAaccaaccaaaataaaaaaagaacaaggagagaaaataaaaacaaagcataCATTTGGATGCAgggaaatggaaataaataaaaactacgAGATATGTGATATAAAAGCGATGCAGTAATGATATAAATACAGGGAGAGAAGACACGAGTGTTAGCCAGGCTACTGCTAACATCACACCAGGGTTCCTCCGGCTTCAAACCCCgccattataacattataactcAACCCTCcgagaaacatacacacacctcctgcacgggcacgtgtgtgtgtgtgtgtgtgagagagagagtataaatGTATAGTAATATACGGAAATGTGTACCTCTCCGGGATAAATCCTCCAGGTAGCTCCGCAGCCCGCCGCCGagtctccgtgtgtgtgtgtgtgtgtgtgtgtgtgtatctttcacatttacacacacatacactccgggatctgtgtgtgtgtgtgtgtgtgagcttcaAAATGGCGCCAAATCTTGCGACCGAGCAAAGCACAAACCGACACTGACCTCTActgggagacacacacacacacacacacacacacacacacacacacacacacacacacacacacacactcattcattcataatCCACgtcactcacacacttaaacccacacactcatttataatCACGTCACACTCATAATCATgtcccactcacacacacactcatttatgaCCACGTCAcgctctctcttacacacattcataaaCATGTCACTCTCACACAGTcatcactcattcacactcacacacacacacacacactcacattcaaacctcactctctcacacacatacttttatAGTCACGTcctctttcacacaaacacacacactctcattcaTAACCAcgtcactctcacacacagtcactcattcacacacactcacatttcactttcacacacacaaacacacactcattcataaccacgtcactctcacacacagtcactcattcacacactcacatttcactttcacacacaaacacacacactcattcataaccacgtcactctcacacacactcatttcactttcacacacacaaacacacactcattcataaccacgtcactctcacacacagtcactcattcacactcacacacacacacacacacacacactcacattcaaacctcactctctcacacatactttTATAGTCACGTcctctttcacacaaacacacacactctcattcaTAACCAcgtcactctcacacacagtcactcattcacacacactcacatttcactttcacacacacaaacacacactcattcataacCACGTCACTCTCACAcagtcactcattcacacactcacatttcactttcacacacaaacacacacactcattcataaccacgtcactctcacacactcattccacacacatttcactttcacacacacacatttcattctatcacacaacacacacattcataaccacgccactctcacacactcattcacacacacacatttcactctctctcacacacacacacacacacacattcaaacctcactcacacacatacttttatAATCACGTcctctttcacacaaacacacactcattcataaccacgccactctcacacacaatcactcattcacacacactcacatttcactttcacacacaaacacacacactcattcataacCACGTCACTCTCACAcagtcactcattcacacactcacatttcactttcacacacacaaacacacacactcattcataacCACGTCACTCTCACAcagtcactcattcacacactcgcatttcactttcacacacacaaacacacacactcattcataaccacgtcactcacacacattcacacacacattttattctatcacacgaacacacacacacacatttcactctctcacacacacacacacacacattcaaacctcactctctcacacatactttTATAATCACGtctctttcacacaaacacacactcattcataacCACGTCACTCTCACAcagtcactcattcacacacacatttcattctatcacacaacacacacattcataaccacgccactctcacacacaatcactcattcacacacacacacatttcactctctctctcacacacacacacacacacacacacacacacattcaaacctcactctctcacacatactttTATAATCACGTcctctttcacacaaacacacactcattcataacCACGTCACTCTCACAcagtcactcattcacacactcacatttcactttcacacacacaaacacacacactcattcataaccacgtcactctcacacacattcacacacattttattctatcacacgaacacacacattcataaccATGCCACGAACACAcaatcactcattcacacacacacattcacacacacatttcactctctcacacacacacacacacattcaaacctcACTCCCTCACACATACTTTTATAATCAcgtctctctttcacacaaacacacactcattcataacCACATCACTCAAACACAGTCATCAGTCATTAACACTCACATCTAACTCTTACATTCAAacctgactctcacacacacacacacacacactcattcataacCACGTCACTCTCACAcagtcactcattcacacactcacatttcactttcacacacaaacacacacactcattcataacCACGTCACTCTCACAcagtcactcattcacacactcgcatttcactttcacacacacaaacacacactcattcataaccacgtcactctcacacattcacacacacattttattctatcacacgaacacacacacacatttcactctctctcacacacacacacacacattcaaacctcactctctcacacatactttTATAATCACGtctctttcacacaaacacacactcattcataacCACGTCACTCTCACAcagtcactcattcacacacacatttcattctatcacacaaacacacacattcataaccacgccactctcacacacaatcactcattcacacacacacatttcactctctcacacacacacacacacacacacacacacacacacattcactcattcacacacacacattcataaccacgtcactctcacacattcacacacacacacactcattcataacCACGTCACTCTCACAcagtcactcattcacacactcacatttcactttcacacacacaaacacacacactcattcataaccacgtcactctcacacattcacacacattttattctatcacacgaacacacacattcataaccATGCCACGAACACAcaatcactcattcacacacacacattcacacacacatttcactctcacacacacacacacacacattcaaacctcACTCCTCACACATACTTTTATAATCAcgtctctctttcacacaaacacacacactcattcataaccacgtcactctcacacacattcactcattcacacacatttcattctatcacacgaacacacacacacacattcataaccacgccactctcacacacaatcactaattcacacacacacacacacacacaacacattcatAACCACATCACTCAAACACAGTCATCAGTCATTAACACTCACATCTAACTCTTACATTCAAacctgactctcacacacatttataatcatGTCACtgtttctcttacacacacacacacacacacacacacacacacacacacacacacacacacattcataaccacatcacactcaaacacactcgtTTATAATATCACTCTTACATACTTATCACTCattctcacacagacacacacacacactcaaattcatacctttctctcacacactgctgtaattttttttatgagactattgattaaaaaaaaaaaaaaaacagaaaataatcatgggattttttttaccataaataattattacaattttttttacttgttccAAACATTAGCATCAGTACtactacttattattattattgataattatcatcaataataataattattgatattGTGTAAGAATAATAGAAtacaagaatataaaaaaatgaatgttaaatgtatatattttattacaattctACTATACAAAAGTTGTAATAATTAGTATTATAAACACATAACATTCGTAATAAACACTACTAATAAAAACAGGAAGGTAAAAcagaatgtaaatatttttcattatggaatttttttgttgtcattttacCTGAGGGTTCAACAGTGTCATTAAAATCAGatcatagaaataaaaatgaattgatctCTGGGTTGATCTGTTCATCTCACTGACTCAGATTTAAGGTAGAAACTGAATGCAGCATCAGACGTCCGATATAAAAATATCAAAGGGCAAAAAATGCTCACAATATGCAGAAAAACCCAAGCATTCCAGTTTTTTtgacaaataattaatttagaGGTTCTCCAGGGAAGATTCCTGGACATTTTCTGAAGATCGAATGCTTCATAGACCTCATCTTATTAGATTAGTGACGTTCAATTTGTTTAAACCCAGAGATCAGAGTACTTTTTTTATACCTAAAAACAGATTAGCCCTGAGAAAACACTGTCAATTTCTGTTAATTAATCAACAAACAAActatgcatttattttctggatatttttcattttcagtgtctGGAATGATGTTAATTTCTTTTATGAGAAGGCTCATGGGAATTCATCACAATGTCCACGCTGATCGGGAGCTCGAATCGGTCCAGCATGTTTATTAAACTCTTCTTCGGGACTCCATGATGATTCCTCCTGGTGACACAAGGAGGAAGGAGTTTACTGAAAGAAGTCGAAAGTTTGGATACGCCTTTTCCTTCGGTGTCTAGTcttgatttttttcaattattttcaacattgtacaacTAATACTGATGAAAAACCAAACTAAGAAAGAACATGCATGGAATtgtgtagtaaacaaaaacgtgttaaacATCCCAGAATACATTTCTTGACTTCTTTATGTGCTTTAGACTATCAGTTGTCTTGTGGGAGTCAAGAGCCCTAATTAGTGCTTCAACAACTAATGTTCAAATCCCTATTGTAGCAAGAAATCATGCAAAACCATCAAACGTTATGATGAAGCAGGTTCTcatgaaaggaaaggaagacccagagctacctctgctgcagaggataggTTTATTAGCATTACCAGTGGCAGACACATCttaacatccactgttcagaggtgACTGAGTGAGTCATGGTCGAATTgtggcaaagaaaccattattTCGGAAGAACAACAaacagaagagacttgtttggtccaagaaacacaaggaatggataTTAAATTAGTGGAGAACTGTCCTTAGgtcagatgagtccaaatttgagatttttggttctaaccACCATGTATTTGTTAGACATAGAGAAGGTGACCGGACAGTTCCTGAATATGTGGTTCTTACTGAGAAGCATGCAGGAGGAAGTGTGTTAGCTTTGCTGGTTAGTTAAtgatttagtcaaaattgaGGGCATTTAATCACAGCATTTTGCAACGACATGCTACCCCATGTGGCTGCATCTGCTTTCCAACAAGAAGGAGCGTGacggagtgctgcatcagatgacctccACAATCACGCgatctaaatccagttgagaAAATTTCAAAGtgaatgaaatgcagttaacaagtactcaacacctctgggaactccttcaagattgGTGGAAAACTATTCCAGGAGACAACCTTGTTTGTTCACGACATAATCCCATGTGTGTTTTCTTAATTTGGgcgtcttcagtattaatgtacattgtttaaaagaatttgtaaaaaaaaatatcactaCACTGACTTACAGAacacactatatgggcaaaacatttgtggacacctgattaagTGTGCTTTATGAACATACCGaactacatttagtcccaatttgctcttataataacctctggaaagatcttctgggaagatgttccaatagattttggagtgtgcttgtagagatttgtgtgagattcaccataagggtgttagtgaagtggTGCAGAgaggttcagagctctatagcaggaggtcttccactccaacccatgtaaaggatatctttatggagttttctttgtgcacagggggcacggtcatgctggaacaggtttgggtcttctagtttaagtgaaggaaaaattcacttctaccgcatccaaagacgtccaatacaattgtgtgcctccaataaCTGTGAGAacggtttggagaagaaccacatatggcaggaaaagtcaagtgtccaaaTTCTGTTGTCTATAGAatttaataaaagtgaattTGTTTAGTTTTACCCTTTGGGTTTAGGATCAGTCGAACTATGAGCAGACCTACTTTTCTAACTCGGCAGGATCACATTTCCAGCTGGTGTCCGGCTCAACAAAGTCCACTCTGTACCCCATCTCTAGTGCCTGCAACatgattaaaaaggaaaacaaagataCGTTGATCAAAGAAAGTACAAACATAAATCAACAAATTCTGTGCCCTTTATTAAAGCTCTATTCCCACTGCAGGGACTTACCGCTGCCACGTACGGCTTCATCTCCCAGGCCTGAATGTTCGTATTATCTATAATAACCGGTGTGTACTCGTCCAGCATGGCTTTTTTGGCTATAATTGGgcaaaacaaatcacaaaactggcattaaaatcattattttatcattaaaatCTCTAAAAAAATCAGCAGATTCAGATTCACCTCTGTTTTGATTCCAGGTGTGGGCGGTGCTGAGCAGAGCGGGCTCGAAGTGGTAGCTGTCCTTCTGGTAAAAGTAATCGTCGGTGCTGAGGATCAGTCCACTCGGACCGCTGGATGATAtttgcctaaaaaaaaaaaagcacaacctTCTGTGTTATTACAGTGGATTTATAAATATCCGAATGTCAGTCTAAACGACTAAAGCACCGCTGCATTATAGACATATAatacagattgacatggcagaggtagagctgcatcttcctgcagacacaacaggaaaagagcatctggttttatttcatctcttTTCTAAGACCTGTTTGTAAAAGGGGCCATGTGTTTGAAGTCAGAAAGCGAATTCTTCTTTGTTTACTATGAACAACGCAGTTACGTTGATTTGACATCACTTGCTATACTCAGAGTTGAGAAGACCAGTCGAGTTTTAGTTTAAAGCATGatcaataaaaattttaaatacttATAAAGATCGctagatttttttgtgtgttttattcaccTGCAAAATCAAAAAACTCACCTAGCTAAGGTCGTCTTCCCGGAACCTGGGACTCCTCTCATCAAAATCAACACCAGAGACGGAGAGTCGTAACGCTGGTGTCGGTTCACGTCCTGGTAATCCTGGTCCTCATACCGCCGTCGTTCGAACGCTTCGTACGGAGCAGGGCTGTGAGATGAAGCGGGTCTGGGGTCAGGACCAAGCTGGAAGCTGCTGTCCTCGAGCTGACCGTACTGGTGTCCGTGAGACTGGGAGTACGCCGGGTACGTGGGATTCGGAGGTGGAGGATGAAAGCGGAAGTTTGGTGGAGGATGCTGCCACTGATTTTGATAGCTGTGTGGGTTTGACCAATTGCAGGTCAAGTCATAATTCTGTCTCCATTGTGGTGCGTTCCTGTCTGCTGTGTTTGGCCATGGAGCAGGATAAGGCCTGTAGGCATTCCTGTGGGGGTTTCCTCTCTCTTTAATAGCTGGTGGGTTTGAGAGCTGACGTACATTCTCAAAATTTCCATCTTGTCTGTCCAGTGGAGCAAAGAAGTGAGATACAGGCTGATTGTTTCTATTGAACGTGTCTGATCGAGTCCAGGACTGAGACAAATTCTTACTATTTCCGTTTATAGCATCTGATGGAGCCCAGAACCTAACCTTCTCACTAGTCCTACCTCCAGTGTGTGGTGGAACCCAGAATTGAGACACAGACTCGCCATTTCC
The DNA window shown above is from Silurus meridionalis isolate SWU-2019-XX chromosome 12, ASM1480568v1, whole genome shotgun sequence and carries:
- the n4bp2l2 gene encoding NEDD4-binding protein 2-like 2: MPIVTPTGSSPPSVSGSVEDPKKLDRAETLSCSRTFPQDAPAPGLPEQRRVLDCIEVLQLNPSPKQHEKTSGDVERVSGQSKKREEAIKGISISSTAFIGPACRPQPVIEDELSEFYKELAQIDQTDAGDGNCENVSQACTEEGNGESVSQFWVPPHTGGRTSEKVRFWAPSDAINGNSKNLSQSWTRSDTFNRNNQPVSHFFAPLDRQDGNFENVRQLSNPPAIKERGNPHRNAYRPYPAPWPNTADRNAPQWRQNYDLTCNWSNPHSYQNQWQHPPPNFRFHPPPPNPTYPAYSQSHGHQYGQLEDSSFQLGPDPRPASSHSPAPYEAFERRRYEDQDYQDVNRHQRYDSPSLVLILMRGVPGSGKTTLARQISSSGPSGLILSTDDYFYQKDSYHFEPALLSTAHTWNQNRAKKAMLDEYTPVIIDNTNIQAWEMKPYVAAALEMGYRVDFVEPDTSWKCDPAELEKRNHHGVPKKSLINMLDRFELPISVDIVMNSHEPSHKRN